A part of Myxococcus landrumus genomic DNA contains:
- the hutI gene encoding imidazolonepropionase: MDALELLVRNTSEVLTLEGSHRERAETALTPRPGACVGIRHGRIAFVGLESELPPNAVSLQTQVLDAEGGFVGPGFVDPHTHLVFAGERSAEFDLRNQGATYLEIAKAGGGIVSTVRATRAASEDDLVRLALPRVQRLLAQGVTVAEVKSGYGLDVENELKMLRVVRRLRALAPVELVPTLLCAHALPEEYRGRREDYVRLCIDEILPAVAREGLARFCDVFVEDSAFTVDEARRILTAGRALGLVPRLHADQLTACGASELAAEMGAATADHLEQVTDAGLRALADANVTAVLVPTSTLFLRMRPYAPGRRIRDAGLNIALGTNVNPGSAMSENTALAMGLACLENGLTAAEAYWAATRGAALSLGLQRNGRLAVGDAGDLVMFSCASYRHLPYHLGVGHARTVVKSGRVVLRQELNSCG; the protein is encoded by the coding sequence ATGGATGCACTGGAGCTGTTGGTTCGGAACACGTCCGAGGTCCTCACCCTGGAGGGCTCGCATCGCGAGCGCGCGGAGACGGCGCTCACGCCCCGCCCAGGCGCCTGCGTCGGCATCCGCCACGGACGCATCGCCTTCGTCGGACTGGAGTCGGAGCTGCCGCCAAACGCGGTGAGCCTCCAGACGCAGGTGCTGGACGCCGAGGGCGGCTTCGTGGGCCCGGGCTTCGTGGACCCGCACACGCACCTGGTCTTCGCGGGCGAGCGCTCCGCGGAGTTCGACTTGCGCAACCAGGGCGCCACCTATCTGGAGATCGCCAAGGCCGGCGGCGGCATCGTGAGCACCGTGCGCGCCACGCGCGCCGCCAGCGAGGATGACCTGGTGCGCCTGGCCCTGCCGCGCGTGCAGCGACTGCTCGCCCAGGGCGTGACGGTGGCCGAGGTGAAGAGCGGCTACGGGCTGGACGTCGAGAACGAGCTGAAGATGCTGCGCGTGGTGCGACGCCTGCGCGCGCTGGCGCCCGTGGAGCTGGTGCCCACGCTCCTGTGCGCGCACGCCCTGCCCGAGGAGTACCGCGGCCGCCGCGAGGACTACGTCCGCCTCTGCATCGACGAGATTCTCCCCGCCGTCGCGCGCGAGGGACTGGCGCGCTTCTGCGACGTCTTCGTGGAGGACAGCGCCTTCACCGTGGACGAGGCCCGCCGCATCCTCACCGCGGGCCGCGCGCTGGGGCTCGTGCCGCGCCTCCACGCGGACCAGCTCACCGCGTGTGGAGCCTCCGAGCTCGCCGCCGAGATGGGCGCCGCCACCGCCGACCACCTGGAGCAAGTCACCGACGCGGGCCTGCGCGCGCTCGCCGACGCCAACGTGACGGCCGTGCTCGTGCCTACCTCCACCCTCTTCCTGCGCATGCGCCCCTACGCGCCGGGCCGTCGCATTCGCGACGCGGGCCTCAACATCGCTTTGGGCACCAACGTAAACCCTGGCTCGGCGATGAGTGAAAACACCGCCTTGGCGATGGGATTGGCGTGTCTGGAGAATGGCCTCACCGCGGCGGAGGCGTACTGGGCCGCCACGCGCGGCGCTGCTCTCTCATTGGGACTGCAACGAAATGGCAGGCTGGCTGTCGGTGATGCAGGCGACCTGGTGATGTTCAGTTGTGCGTCCTACCGCCATCTGCCCTACCATCTGGGCGTAGGGCACGCGCGCACGGTCGTGAAGTCAGGGCGCGTGGTGCTTCGGCAGGAGCTCAACTCCTGCGGGTGA
- a CDS encoding BON domain-containing protein — protein sequence MTGRRHEDPQRRERRGRGPSHPDPDTSRHAVPRDSHRSDWDARRDFEHPSRDLDRDRAYRSMRGDRDTLDYEIDRDFGDAARAMEQAHEYGRDYNRERELDRRARAFDPERIARRPGYSPSGTFRDLGEGDPPRPMSRRGGWRIEPSDRLHREDMGPGHTRYGQRGLDEWDEPEAWMDELRELSPRERPAEADVRLGGTQPSGHGPGVENMARPQTGFSTSRSRPDDHELGHGGYSGATYRTRVPGRGPRGYQRADDRIRADICDRLMQDWMDASDTEVEVRDGVVTLRGGVRSRDEKRAIEDAAEAVLGVKEVLNHLRLHREGVSHPPAAQAPLPSVEEGWEEDGSLHS from the coding sequence ATGACTGGCAGGCGCCACGAAGACCCCCAACGGAGGGAGCGACGCGGTCGCGGCCCCTCCCACCCAGACCCGGACACCTCGCGACACGCAGTCCCTCGGGACTCGCACCGCTCCGACTGGGACGCACGGCGCGACTTCGAGCACCCCTCGCGAGACCTCGACAGGGACCGCGCCTACCGCTCGATGCGAGGCGACCGCGACACGCTCGACTACGAAATCGACCGGGACTTCGGCGACGCCGCGCGAGCGATGGAGCAAGCCCACGAGTACGGCCGGGATTACAACCGCGAGCGGGAGCTGGACCGCCGCGCCCGCGCCTTCGACCCGGAGCGCATCGCGCGGCGCCCAGGGTACAGCCCCAGTGGCACCTTCAGAGACCTCGGAGAGGGCGACCCTCCGCGCCCCATGTCCCGGCGCGGCGGGTGGCGAATCGAACCCTCCGACAGGCTCCATCGCGAGGACATGGGCCCGGGCCACACGCGCTACGGACAGCGCGGGCTCGACGAGTGGGACGAGCCCGAGGCCTGGATGGATGAGCTGCGAGAGCTGAGTCCCCGCGAGCGCCCGGCCGAAGCGGACGTGCGCCTGGGTGGCACCCAGCCCTCGGGACATGGCCCGGGCGTGGAGAACATGGCGCGGCCCCAGACGGGGTTCTCCACCAGCAGGTCCCGCCCGGATGACCACGAGCTGGGACATGGGGGTTACTCCGGAGCCACGTACCGGACTCGCGTCCCGGGGCGAGGCCCCAGGGGTTACCAGCGAGCGGATGACCGCATCCGCGCGGACATCTGCGACCGGTTGATGCAGGACTGGATGGACGCCTCCGACACGGAGGTCGAGGTCCGTGACGGCGTCGTCACGCTGCGCGGCGGTGTGCGCAGCCGGGACGAGAAGCGCGCCATCGAGGACGCCGCGGAGGCGGTGCTGGGCGTCAAGGAGGTCCTCAACCACCTTCGCCTCCACCGTGAAGGCGTGTCACACCCACCCGCGGCCCAGGCCCCGCTGCCTTCCGTGGAGGAAGGGTGGGAGGAGGACGGCTCACTGCACTCGTGA
- the hutU gene encoding urocanate hydratase, whose product MSRVIRAPRGSSLSCKGWVQEAALRMLMNNLDPEVAERPEDLVVYGGTGKAARDWPSFDRIVSSLQSLSDEETLLVQSGKPVGIFRTHPDAPRVLIANSNLVGRWANWEHFHELEKKGLMMYGQMTAGSWIYIGTQGILQGTYETFAAAGRFHFGSEDLAGRLVLSGGLGGMGGAQPLAATMNNAVFLGVEIDPWRAQRRVETRYLDVVAKDIDEALALAKDAQQKRIGRSIGIIGNAASVFRELYRRGVKPDLVTDQTSAHDPLNGYVPVDMSLEAAAEMRKRDPEGYIRRARESMIMHVDAMNDFQRAGSHVFDYGNNLRGQAQLGGMENAFEFPGFVPAYIRPLFCEGMGPFRWVALSGDPEDIRRTDRAVRELFPQKASLQRWLTMADERIAFQGLPARICWLGYGERAKAGLAFNELVRKGEVKAPIVIGRDHLDCGSVASPNRETEAMKDGTDAVADWPILNALVNAVNGASWVSFHHGGGVGMGYSLHAGQVIVADGTPEAARRIERVLTSDPGMGVLRHADAGYPEAIDVARERGVKIPGITV is encoded by the coding sequence ATGTCCCGCGTCATCCGCGCCCCTCGTGGTTCCTCCCTCTCGTGCAAGGGTTGGGTCCAGGAGGCCGCGCTCCGGATGTTGATGAACAACCTCGACCCGGAGGTCGCCGAGCGTCCCGAGGACCTCGTCGTCTACGGCGGCACCGGCAAGGCCGCTCGCGACTGGCCGTCCTTCGACCGCATCGTCTCCAGCCTCCAGAGCCTCTCCGACGAGGAGACACTGCTCGTCCAGAGCGGCAAGCCCGTGGGCATCTTCCGCACCCATCCGGATGCGCCCCGCGTGCTCATCGCCAACTCCAACCTCGTGGGCCGCTGGGCCAACTGGGAGCACTTCCACGAGCTGGAGAAGAAGGGCTTGATGATGTACGGCCAGATGACGGCCGGCTCGTGGATCTACATCGGCACCCAGGGCATCCTCCAGGGCACCTACGAGACCTTCGCCGCCGCGGGCCGCTTCCACTTCGGCTCCGAGGACCTCGCTGGCCGGCTCGTGCTCTCCGGTGGTCTGGGCGGCATGGGTGGCGCGCAGCCCCTGGCCGCGACCATGAACAACGCCGTGTTCCTGGGCGTGGAGATCGACCCGTGGCGCGCCCAGCGCCGCGTGGAGACGCGCTACCTGGACGTGGTGGCCAAGGACATCGACGAGGCGCTCGCCCTGGCGAAGGACGCCCAGCAGAAGCGCATCGGCCGCTCCATCGGCATCATCGGCAACGCGGCCTCGGTGTTCCGCGAGCTGTATCGCCGGGGCGTCAAGCCCGACCTCGTCACGGACCAGACGAGCGCGCACGACCCGCTCAACGGCTACGTCCCGGTGGACATGTCGCTGGAGGCCGCCGCGGAGATGCGCAAGAGAGATCCGGAGGGCTACATCCGCCGCGCGCGTGAGTCGATGATCATGCACGTGGACGCGATGAACGATTTCCAGCGCGCCGGCAGCCACGTCTTCGACTACGGCAACAACCTGCGCGGCCAGGCGCAGCTGGGCGGCATGGAGAACGCGTTCGAGTTCCCCGGCTTCGTGCCCGCGTACATCCGCCCGCTGTTCTGCGAGGGCATGGGCCCGTTCCGCTGGGTGGCCCTCTCCGGAGACCCGGAGGACATCCGCCGCACGGACCGCGCGGTGCGCGAACTGTTCCCGCAGAAGGCCTCGCTCCAGCGCTGGCTGACCATGGCCGACGAGCGCATCGCGTTCCAGGGCCTGCCCGCGCGCATCTGCTGGCTGGGCTACGGCGAGCGCGCCAAGGCGGGCCTCGCCTTCAACGAGCTGGTGCGCAAGGGCGAGGTGAAGGCGCCCATCGTCATCGGCCGAGACCACCTGGACTGCGGCTCCGTGGCGTCGCCCAACCGCGAGACGGAGGCCATGAAGGACGGCACCGACGCGGTGGCGGACTGGCCCATCCTCAACGCGCTGGTGAACGCGGTGAACGGCGCCTCGTGGGTGTCCTTCCACCACGGCGGTGGCGTGGGCATGGGCTACTCCCTGCACGCCGGCCAGGTCATCGTCGCGGACGGCACCCCGGAGGCCGCGCGGCGCATCGAGCGCGTGCTCACCAGCGACCCCGGCATGGGCGTGCTGCGCCACGCGGACGCCGGCTACCCGGAGGCCATCGACGTGGCCCGGGAGCGGGGCGTGAAGATTCCTGGCATCACCGTGTAG
- the tsaE gene encoding tRNA (adenosine(37)-N6)-threonylcarbamoyltransferase complex ATPase subunit type 1 TsaE has protein sequence MSAGEHVTRALTLASPEETHQLGVRLGGLLEPGDFVGLIGDLGAGKTHLVRGVAEGARVPRSEVASPTFAIVYPYSGRIPLYHADLYRLTGYDDLYATGFMDLVGGEGALLVEWLDRVPEAAPREHLRVTLAHAGGDARTLQAEAFGTRAAALLTAWLP, from the coding sequence ATGAGTGCAGGGGAACATGTGACGCGGGCCCTGACGCTGGCCTCTCCCGAGGAGACACACCAGCTGGGTGTCCGCCTGGGCGGGCTGCTGGAGCCGGGCGACTTCGTCGGGTTGATTGGGGACCTGGGCGCGGGCAAGACGCACCTCGTTCGCGGAGTCGCCGAGGGCGCGCGGGTGCCCAGGTCCGAGGTGGCCAGCCCCACCTTCGCGATTGTGTATCCGTACTCGGGACGGATTCCGCTCTACCACGCGGACCTGTACCGCCTGACGGGCTACGACGACCTCTACGCCACGGGCTTCATGGACCTGGTGGGCGGGGAGGGGGCCTTGCTGGTGGAGTGGCTGGACCGGGTGCCAGAGGCGGCGCCTCGTGAGCACCTGCGCGTCACCCTGGCCCACGCGGGCGGAGACGCGCGCACGCTCCAGGCCGAGGCCTTTGGCACACGCGCCGCCGCGCTGCTGACGGCGTGGCTTCCCTGA
- a CDS encoding NAD(P)H-hydrate dehydratase, protein MLRVLTAAQMRQAEQAAEQRHGMPSALLMENAGRGLAEVARSLAGPSGRFVVVCGPGNNGGDGLVAARFLLEGGARVSVTLVGDPAKLTPESQRNLEALKGFGGTVRPLESLEAPGSGDVVVDALFGTGLSRAPAGAFAEAISAIHRWRQAGAKVVAADVPSGLQSDSGEAFSPCVEADATVAFGFLKPGQVLEPGASLCGRVRRVDIGMGGASAREVSGPALFVVEESDARATLPVRKPDSHKGTYGHVLVVAGSRGKTGAAALVAKAALRTGAGLVTVATRSDALEAVQAHSAEIMGIPLEAAGPLGMEDLEALLAAAEGKDALVMGPGISRGPGTGTLIGELLARLEIPAVLDADALNAVAGDLSVLRRAKAPVVLTPHPGEMARLTGKSTREVQAHRMEVVSRVASETGATVVLKGDRTLTAHADGRVFINTTGNPGMATGGSGDVLSGICGALLAQGFVPPEAVWTAVFAHGLAGDLAAARRGQLGLVAGDLIEQGLCELWVRWGR, encoded by the coding sequence ATGTTGCGCGTCCTCACCGCCGCCCAGATGCGTCAGGCCGAACAGGCCGCCGAGCAGCGCCACGGCATGCCTTCCGCCCTGCTGATGGAGAACGCGGGGCGGGGGCTCGCGGAGGTCGCGCGGAGTCTCGCGGGGCCCTCGGGCCGCTTCGTGGTGGTGTGCGGTCCGGGCAACAACGGCGGCGATGGCCTGGTGGCCGCGCGGTTCCTCCTCGAAGGGGGCGCGCGAGTCTCGGTGACGCTCGTGGGAGACCCCGCGAAGCTCACGCCAGAGTCCCAGCGCAACCTGGAGGCCTTGAAGGGCTTTGGTGGGACGGTGCGTCCACTGGAGTCGCTGGAGGCTCCGGGTTCTGGCGACGTCGTGGTGGACGCGCTGTTCGGCACGGGGCTGAGCCGCGCTCCCGCGGGGGCGTTCGCGGAGGCCATCTCCGCCATCCATCGCTGGCGGCAGGCGGGCGCGAAGGTGGTGGCGGCGGATGTGCCGTCCGGACTCCAGAGCGACTCGGGCGAGGCCTTCTCGCCGTGCGTGGAGGCGGACGCCACGGTGGCCTTTGGTTTCCTCAAGCCGGGGCAGGTGCTGGAGCCCGGCGCGTCGTTGTGTGGCCGCGTGCGGCGGGTGGACATCGGCATGGGGGGCGCGTCGGCGCGCGAAGTGTCCGGCCCGGCGCTCTTCGTGGTGGAGGAGTCGGACGCACGCGCCACGCTGCCCGTGCGCAAGCCGGACTCGCACAAGGGCACGTACGGCCATGTCCTGGTCGTCGCGGGCAGCCGAGGCAAGACGGGCGCCGCGGCGCTGGTCGCGAAGGCCGCGCTTCGCACGGGCGCGGGGCTGGTCACCGTGGCCACGCGGAGTGATGCGCTGGAGGCCGTGCAGGCGCACTCGGCGGAGATCATGGGCATCCCCTTGGAGGCCGCTGGGCCCCTCGGGATGGAAGACCTGGAGGCCCTGCTGGCCGCCGCCGAGGGCAAGGACGCGCTCGTCATGGGCCCGGGCATTTCCCGAGGCCCTGGGACGGGGACCCTCATCGGTGAGCTGCTCGCGCGCCTGGAGATTCCCGCCGTCCTGGATGCCGACGCGCTCAACGCGGTGGCGGGCGACCTGTCCGTGCTGCGTCGCGCGAAGGCGCCCGTCGTGCTCACGCCGCACCCCGGAGAGATGGCAAGGCTGACGGGGAAGTCGACCCGGGAGGTCCAGGCACACCGGATGGAGGTGGTGAGTCGAGTGGCCTCGGAGACGGGCGCGACGGTGGTGCTCAAGGGAGACCGGACGCTGACGGCGCACGCGGATGGCCGCGTGTTCATCAACACCACGGGCAACCCGGGCATGGCCACGGGCGGCTCCGGTGACGTGTTGTCCGGTATCTGCGGCGCATTGCTGGCGCAGGGCTTCGTGCCGCCAGAGGCCGTCTGGACGGCGGTCTTCGCGCATGGGCTCGCGGGAGACCTGGCCGCGGCCCGTCGTGGTCAACTGGGTCTGGTGGCGGGGGACCTCATCGAACAGGGCCTCTGCGAGCTGTGGGTGAGGTGGGGACGATGA
- a CDS encoding FdhF/YdeP family oxidoreductase has protein sequence MARAHRDEEETQDVPSLALTPLSPPVQPPEEPRPPLVGRLSDVAGGIPAVISTMKHAWGEMGPVRGTRLLLKVNQKDGFDCPGCAWPDPGHRSVAEFCENGAKAVAEEGTKERVTPDFFRQWSVAELCAQSDYWLGKQGRLTHPMVLREGATHYTPISWDEAFALVAEELQALPSPDAACFYTSGRTSNEAAFLYQLFVRQFGTNNLPDCSNMCHESSGTALNETLGIGKGTVTLEDFDQAEAIFVIGQNPGTNHPRMLTTLQAAARRGCEIVSINPLPETGLNRFKHPQEVFQLLGAGTALNTQFLQVRINGDVALLQGLGKALLEREAEKPGTVVARSFVEDKTLGFEAYAENLRAVRWEDVVERSGVPREQILAAADLLARSERTIFCWAMGLTQHRNAVANIQEIVNLTLLRGSVGKPGAGVCPVRGHSNVQGDRTMGIWERPKAAFLDSLAREFAFEPPRHHGLDVVDTIHGMHAGRVRVFFALGGNFLSATPDTELTARALRRTRLTVHVSTKLNRAHLVHGRRALILPCLGRTEHDVQASGPQFVTVENSMGVVHATRGAVAPASEHLLSEPMIVARLAAAVLGERSKVPWVSLVEDYDRVRELISKVIPGFEEFNRRVREPGGFSLPNGPREGRFTTASGKAHFTVHTMPREELEPGQLMMMTLRTHDQFNTTVYGLDDRYRGIRGGRRVVLMHPKDISERGLAEGQVVDLTSHFQGEQRVARKFVVVPYNIPRRCAATYFPETNVLVPVDSYAEKSRTPASKSVVITVAPSVEMAALVEGSTS, from the coding sequence ATGGCCAGAGCACACCGTGACGAAGAGGAGACACAGGACGTGCCGAGCCTGGCGCTGACGCCGCTGTCGCCCCCCGTCCAGCCACCCGAGGAGCCAAGGCCGCCCCTGGTCGGACGCCTGTCCGACGTCGCGGGAGGCATCCCCGCGGTCATCTCCACGATGAAGCACGCGTGGGGCGAGATGGGGCCGGTGCGAGGCACGCGGCTCCTGCTCAAGGTCAACCAGAAGGATGGCTTCGACTGTCCTGGTTGCGCGTGGCCGGACCCTGGGCACCGCTCGGTGGCGGAGTTCTGTGAGAACGGCGCGAAGGCGGTGGCGGAGGAGGGCACGAAGGAGCGCGTGACGCCGGACTTCTTCCGTCAGTGGAGCGTGGCGGAGCTGTGCGCGCAGTCCGACTACTGGCTGGGCAAGCAGGGCCGGCTCACGCACCCGATGGTGCTGCGCGAGGGTGCCACGCACTACACGCCCATCTCGTGGGATGAAGCCTTCGCGCTCGTGGCCGAGGAGCTCCAGGCGCTCCCGTCACCCGACGCCGCGTGCTTCTACACCTCCGGGCGCACCAGCAACGAGGCCGCGTTCCTGTACCAGTTGTTCGTGCGGCAGTTCGGGACGAACAACCTGCCGGACTGCTCGAACATGTGCCACGAGTCCAGCGGCACGGCGCTCAACGAGACGCTGGGCATCGGCAAGGGCACCGTCACGCTGGAGGACTTCGACCAGGCCGAGGCCATCTTCGTCATCGGGCAGAACCCGGGCACCAACCACCCGCGCATGCTCACCACGCTCCAGGCCGCGGCGCGCCGAGGGTGTGAAATCGTCAGCATCAACCCGCTGCCCGAGACGGGGCTCAATCGCTTCAAGCACCCGCAGGAGGTGTTCCAGCTCCTGGGGGCGGGCACGGCGCTCAACACGCAGTTCCTCCAGGTGCGCATCAACGGCGACGTGGCGCTGCTCCAGGGGTTGGGCAAGGCGCTGCTCGAGCGGGAGGCGGAGAAGCCCGGCACGGTGGTGGCGCGCTCCTTCGTCGAGGACAAGACGCTCGGGTTCGAGGCCTACGCGGAGAACCTGCGCGCGGTGCGCTGGGAGGATGTGGTGGAGCGCAGTGGTGTGCCGCGCGAGCAGATTCTCGCGGCGGCGGACCTGCTCGCCCGCTCCGAGCGCACCATCTTCTGCTGGGCGATGGGGTTGACCCAGCACCGCAACGCGGTCGCCAACATCCAGGAGATCGTCAACCTCACGTTGCTGCGAGGCAGCGTGGGCAAGCCCGGCGCGGGCGTGTGTCCCGTGCGCGGCCACAGCAACGTGCAGGGTGACCGCACCATGGGCATCTGGGAGCGGCCCAAGGCCGCGTTCCTGGATTCGCTCGCCCGTGAGTTCGCCTTCGAGCCCCCGCGTCACCATGGATTGGACGTGGTGGACACCATCCACGGCATGCACGCGGGGCGTGTCCGGGTGTTCTTCGCGCTCGGGGGGAACTTCCTCTCGGCCACGCCGGATACGGAGCTCACGGCTCGGGCCTTGCGGCGCACGCGGCTGACGGTGCACGTCTCGACGAAGCTCAACCGCGCGCACCTGGTGCATGGCCGCCGCGCGCTCATCCTCCCGTGCCTGGGGCGGACCGAGCACGATGTCCAGGCGAGCGGGCCGCAGTTCGTGACGGTGGAGAACTCGATGGGCGTGGTGCACGCCACGCGAGGCGCCGTGGCTCCGGCCTCCGAGCATCTGCTGAGTGAGCCGATGATTGTCGCTCGGCTCGCGGCGGCGGTGCTGGGGGAGCGCTCGAAGGTGCCGTGGGTGTCGCTGGTGGAGGACTATGACCGTGTCCGGGAGTTGATCTCGAAGGTCATCCCCGGCTTCGAAGAGTTCAACCGCCGGGTGCGCGAGCCGGGCGGGTTCTCCCTTCCGAACGGTCCACGCGAGGGGCGCTTCACCACCGCGAGCGGCAAGGCGCACTTCACGGTGCACACGATGCCTCGGGAGGAGCTGGAGCCCGGGCAGTTGATGATGATGACGCTGCGCACGCATGACCAGTTCAACACCACGGTGTATGGGCTGGATGACCGCTACCGAGGGATTCGCGGTGGGCGGCGCGTGGTGCTGATGCACCCGAAGGACATCTCGGAGCGCGGGCTCGCCGAGGGGCAGGTGGTGGACCTGACGAGCCACTTCCAGGGTGAGCAGCGCGTGGCCCGGAAGTTCGTGGTGGTGCCGTACAACATTCCGCGCCGGTGCGCGGCGACGTACTTCCCCGAGACGAACGTGCTGGTGCCGGTGGACAGCTACGCGGAGAAGAGCCGCACGCCCGCGTCGAAGTCCGTGGTCATCACCGTGGCGCCGTCGGTGGAGATGGCTGCTCTCGTCGAGGGTTCGACTTCATGA
- a CDS encoding class II glutamine amidotransferase yields MCRLFGFRSSVPSAVHHSLVTQKNSLLIQSREHKDGWGIAAYSAAPTPLVAHGVAPAHSDPDFQRVSNGVSARTVVAHIRLASVGAVELRNSHPFNHGRWTFVHNGTVRDFSRHHASIEALICPTLRAGIQGTTDSERCFYLFLTRLAARHPIGQPVPVEGVARALAETMSLVSAITDTTETPQRSAMNFLVTDGEVMVASRRNRTLFVSLGEATSATGALPTSGTKLEQLIVSSEALCGGPHWTPVAEEDVIGVDASLVFHHWRVPELAGDVVPPPTPGPTRQAA; encoded by the coding sequence ATGTGCCGACTCTTTGGATTCCGTTCGTCAGTCCCTTCCGCCGTGCACCACTCGTTGGTGACGCAGAAGAACTCGCTCCTCATCCAGTCGCGTGAGCACAAGGATGGATGGGGCATCGCCGCCTACAGCGCGGCGCCCACACCGCTGGTGGCCCACGGTGTGGCGCCAGCCCACAGCGACCCTGATTTCCAGCGGGTGAGCAACGGGGTGTCCGCCCGCACGGTGGTGGCGCACATCCGGCTCGCGTCGGTGGGCGCGGTGGAGCTTCGCAACTCACACCCGTTCAACCATGGCCGGTGGACCTTCGTTCACAACGGCACGGTGCGGGACTTCTCGAGGCACCACGCGAGCATCGAGGCGCTCATCTGCCCCACCCTGCGCGCGGGCATCCAGGGCACCACGGACAGCGAGCGCTGCTTCTATCTCTTCCTCACGCGGCTGGCGGCAAGGCATCCCATTGGCCAGCCGGTCCCCGTGGAAGGCGTCGCGCGAGCGCTCGCGGAGACAATGAGCCTGGTCTCCGCCATCACCGACACCACGGAGACGCCGCAGCGCTCCGCGATGAACTTCCTCGTCACGGACGGCGAGGTGATGGTGGCCTCCCGGCGCAACCGCACCCTCTTCGTCTCGCTGGGAGAAGCCACCAGCGCGACGGGGGCGCTGCCCACCTCGGGCACGAAGCTGGAGCAGCTCATCGTCTCCAGCGAGGCGCTGTGCGGCGGCCCGCACTGGACGCCCGTCGCGGAGGAGGACGTCATCGGCGTGGACGCAAGCCTCGTCTTCCACCACTGGCGCGTGCCGGAGCTGGCGGGAGACGTCGTCCCGCCGCCGACGCCAGGCCCCACGCGCCAGGCGGCGTGA
- a CDS encoding MBL fold metallo-hydrolase RNA specificity domain-containing protein, protein MATLHFLGAAGTVTGSKFLLEHDGQQVLVDCGLFQGQKELRQRNWQPLPLPARELDAIVLTHAHIDHTGGLPRVIREGFDGPIYTTSGTRDLTALLLPDSAHLHEEEARYANKEGYSKHHPALPLYTVADAERAVGMMETFGYGRPKEIVPGITLTFYRAGHILGSAVCVFDLKSTRQRVVFSGDLGRYNAPILRDPQSVDSATTLVVESTYGDRQHRDLNPMDALCEAVQGAFDRGGVVVIPAFAVGRTQELLYHLRHLEEAGRIPEVEVFVDSPMACDATPVYLAHPEEHDLVMKSLVERGVSPLATRRTRFVTSARESKALNQVQGPAVIISASGMATGGRVLHHLKHRLPDPRNTVLFVGYQSVGSRGRRLLDGEKEARIHGQLVPVAAEIRTVSGFSAHADWTETMRWMEGFDSPPRQTLLVHGEPDALEALRRRVQSRGWSAYVPGYMEKVELELAA, encoded by the coding sequence ATGGCCACCCTCCACTTCCTCGGCGCCGCTGGCACTGTCACCGGTTCGAAGTTCCTCCTCGAGCATGATGGGCAGCAGGTGCTCGTGGACTGTGGGCTCTTCCAGGGACAGAAGGAGCTGCGCCAGCGCAACTGGCAGCCGTTGCCCCTGCCCGCGCGCGAGCTGGACGCGATTGTCCTCACGCATGCGCACATCGACCATACGGGCGGCCTTCCCCGTGTAATTCGAGAGGGGTTCGACGGCCCCATCTACACCACGTCTGGCACGCGCGATTTGACGGCGCTGTTGCTCCCGGACTCCGCGCACCTGCACGAGGAAGAGGCCCGGTACGCGAACAAGGAGGGCTATTCCAAACACCATCCGGCGCTGCCGCTCTACACGGTGGCGGACGCGGAGCGCGCGGTGGGGATGATGGAGACCTTCGGGTATGGACGGCCGAAGGAGATTGTCCCGGGCATCACCCTCACCTTCTATCGGGCGGGCCACATCCTGGGGTCGGCGGTGTGTGTGTTCGACTTGAAGAGCACTCGGCAGCGCGTGGTCTTCAGTGGGGACCTGGGGCGCTACAACGCGCCGATTCTGAGAGATCCGCAGAGCGTGGACTCGGCGACGACGCTGGTCGTCGAGAGCACCTATGGGGACCGGCAGCACCGCGACTTGAATCCCATGGATGCGCTGTGTGAGGCGGTGCAGGGCGCGTTCGACCGAGGGGGCGTGGTGGTGATTCCCGCGTTCGCGGTGGGGCGCACGCAGGAGCTGCTCTATCACCTGCGGCATCTGGAGGAGGCGGGGCGAATCCCCGAAGTGGAGGTGTTCGTGGACTCGCCCATGGCGTGTGACGCGACGCCCGTCTACCTGGCGCACCCGGAGGAGCATGACCTGGTGATGAAGTCGCTGGTGGAGCGAGGGGTGTCTCCGCTGGCGACGCGGCGGACGCGGTTCGTCACGTCCGCACGGGAGAGCAAGGCGCTGAACCAGGTGCAGGGGCCCGCGGTCATCATCTCCGCGTCGGGGATGGCGACGGGTGGGCGAGTGCTTCACCACTTGAAGCACCGGCTGCCGGATCCTCGGAACACGGTGTTGTTCGTGGGGTACCAGTCCGTGGGCTCGCGGGGCAGACGGCTGCTGGATGGCGAGAAGGAAGCGCGCATCCATGGGCAGCTCGTACCCGTTGCGGCGGAGATTCGCACGGTGAGCGGCTTCTCTGCGCACGCGGACTGGACGGAGACGATGCGGTGGATGGAGGGGTTTGATTCACCGCCTCGGCAGACCCTGCTCGTTCATGGAGAACCGGATGCGCTGGAGGCGCTGCGCCGGCGCGTCCAGTCGCGGGGATGGAGTGCCTATGTCCCGGGCTACATGGAGAAGGTGGAGTTGGAGCTCGCGGCCTGA